A window of Aeromicrobium sp. Root236 contains these coding sequences:
- a CDS encoding GntR family transcriptional regulator, producing the protein MVARVTTTDRVFASLRESILSGEFPAGSLHSIYRLADLLEVSRTPVREAVLRLADAGLVTIERNRGVRIRGVSVADVRAVFELRLMIEVPAAAYAAAHASDEAVRVLEAELDGMRAAAEAGDETAFTIHDRALHEAIGAVLGNQRAQHEVAALRDSIQTRGASTLHRSRGMPEILGEHVPIVTAIAARDPEAAASHMEAHLVSTATLLMAQAATADDPAPGTGWADRLRAHLYVAGRGVASQ; encoded by the coding sequence ATGGTCGCGCGGGTCACGACGACGGATCGCGTGTTCGCCTCGTTGCGCGAGTCGATCCTCTCCGGCGAGTTCCCGGCGGGCTCCCTGCACTCGATCTATCGGCTCGCCGACCTGCTCGAGGTGTCCCGTACGCCCGTCCGTGAGGCCGTCCTCAGGCTCGCGGACGCCGGCCTGGTGACGATCGAGCGGAACCGCGGCGTACGCATCCGCGGGGTGTCCGTGGCGGACGTACGCGCGGTGTTCGAGCTGCGCCTCATGATCGAGGTCCCGGCGGCGGCGTACGCCGCGGCGCACGCGTCGGACGAGGCCGTGCGCGTGCTGGAGGCGGAGCTCGACGGGATGCGGGCGGCGGCCGAGGCCGGCGACGAGACGGCGTTCACGATCCACGACCGGGCCCTGCACGAGGCGATCGGGGCGGTCCTGGGCAACCAGCGGGCCCAGCACGAGGTCGCGGCGCTCCGCGACTCGATCCAGACCCGCGGTGCCTCGACGCTGCACCGGTCGCGCGGCATGCCGGAGATCCTCGGCGAGCACGTGCCGATCGTGACGGCGATCGCGGCGCGCGATCCGGAGGCGGCGGCGTCCCACATGGAGGCGCATCTGGTCTCCACCGCGACGCTCCTCATGGCCCAGGCCGCCACGGCGGACGATCCTGCACCCGGGACCGGCTGGGCGGACCGTCTGCGGGCACACCTGTACGTCGCCGGACGCGGGGTGGCATCGCAGTAG
- a CDS encoding NUDIX hydrolase yields the protein MVDPSRTQRLGAYAVAVDDGRLLLTRISPIGYPAGTWTLPGGGVDHGESPHDAVRRELYEEAGLEAISARLVDVHHVHIVEVGRGDQYEDYHGVHLLYAVEVDPSIEPHVVDVDGTTDLVRWVPIDEIGSATHPVLPMVTHALEHLDQFDVGS from the coding sequence GTGGTTGATCCATCCCGTACCCAGCGCCTGGGTGCGTACGCCGTCGCGGTCGACGACGGTCGTCTCCTGCTGACCCGCATCTCACCGATCGGCTATCCGGCCGGCACGTGGACCCTCCCCGGTGGCGGCGTCGACCACGGGGAGTCGCCGCATGACGCCGTGCGCCGTGAGCTCTACGAGGAGGCCGGTCTCGAGGCCATCAGCGCGCGACTCGTCGACGTGCATCACGTGCACATCGTCGAGGTCGGCCGCGGGGACCAGTACGAGGACTATCACGGCGTGCACCTGCTCTACGCCGTGGAGGTCGACCCGTCGATCGAGCCCCACGTCGTCGACGTCGACGGCACCACCGATCTCGTCAGGTGGGTGCCGATCGACGAGATCGGCTCAGCCACGCACCCCGTGCTGCCCATGGTGACCCATGCGCTGGAGCACCTGGATCAGTTCGACGTGGGGTCGTAG
- a CDS encoding hydroxyacid-oxoacid transhydrogenase: MASFHPVRPETVFTYGAPGLKFGVGARHELSHDLAQLGASRVLIVTDPGVAATGAPGEIAESLRAASIDTVVFDRSRVEPTDGSLVEAIDFARSEGPFDAIVAIGGGSSIDTAKAVNLLTTNDGELMDYVNAPVGRARAPKQPLLPLIALPTTTGTGSESTTICVLDVVSQHVKTGISHARLRPTLAVVDPELTLTQPAGVTAAAGLDILCHALESYTARPFESYEHKQADERVPYCGANPIADMWSEKALSLMASSFRAAVHDGDDLTARTEVAMAATFAGLGFGNAGVHIPHANAYPIAGQVRDFRPAGYPADHAMVPHGMAVSLTAPAAFRYTFAASPERHLRAAELLAPGTDRPNDPAEALPQVLASIMRDVGIPAGIGAVGFTSGDIDSLVEGTMKQQRLLATAPLEVTEDAVATILDESIELW; encoded by the coding sequence GTGGCGAGCTTTCATCCCGTACGTCCCGAGACCGTCTTCACGTACGGAGCGCCGGGCCTGAAGTTCGGCGTCGGTGCGCGGCACGAGCTCAGCCACGACCTCGCCCAGCTCGGCGCGAGCCGCGTCCTGATCGTCACCGACCCCGGCGTCGCCGCGACCGGTGCGCCCGGCGAGATCGCCGAGTCGCTGCGGGCGGCCTCGATCGACACCGTGGTGTTCGACCGCTCGAGGGTGGAGCCCACGGACGGCAGCCTGGTCGAGGCGATCGACTTCGCCCGCTCCGAGGGACCGTTCGACGCCATCGTCGCGATCGGTGGCGGCAGCAGCATCGACACCGCCAAGGCGGTCAACCTGCTGACGACCAACGACGGCGAACTGATGGACTACGTCAACGCGCCGGTCGGCCGGGCCCGCGCGCCCAAGCAGCCCCTGCTGCCCCTGATCGCGCTGCCGACCACGACCGGCACCGGCAGCGAGAGCACGACGATCTGCGTGCTCGACGTCGTCAGCCAGCACGTCAAGACCGGCATCTCGCACGCCCGCCTGCGGCCGACCCTCGCCGTCGTGGACCCCGAGCTGACGCTGACCCAGCCGGCCGGGGTGACCGCGGCCGCAGGGCTCGACATCCTGTGCCACGCGCTCGAGAGCTACACGGCGCGGCCCTTCGAGTCGTACGAGCACAAGCAGGCCGACGAGCGGGTGCCCTACTGCGGCGCCAACCCCATCGCCGACATGTGGTCCGAGAAGGCGCTGAGCCTCATGGCGTCCTCGTTCCGCGCGGCGGTGCACGACGGCGACGATCTCACTGCCCGCACGGAGGTCGCGATGGCGGCCACGTTCGCCGGGCTCGGCTTCGGCAACGCCGGGGTCCACATCCCGCACGCCAACGCCTACCCGATCGCCGGCCAGGTCCGCGACTTCCGGCCGGCCGGCTACCCGGCGGACCACGCGATGGTGCCGCACGGCATGGCGGTGTCGCTGACCGCGCCCGCCGCGTTCCGCTACACGTTCGCAGCCTCCCCGGAGCGTCACCTCCGGGCGGCCGAGCTGCTGGCCCCGGGGACGGACCGCCCGAACGACCCGGCCGAGGCGCTGCCCCAGGTGCTGGCCTCGATCATGCGGGACGTCGGCATCCCGGCCGGCATCGGCGCCGTGGGGTTCACGTCCGGCGACATCGACTCGCTCGTCGAGGGCACGATGAAGCAGCAGCGCCTCCTCGCAACCGCCCCGCTCGAGGTCACCGAGGACGCCGTCGCGACGATCCTCGACGAGTCGATCGAGCTCTGGTGA